The DNA sequence CTATTTGACCGGTGAGAACGGGGGGGCGGCGTTTGTAGTGGTCTACCTGATCTGTGCATTTGCAATCGGGGTTCCGATTTTGATGTCGGAGGTGATGATCGGCCGTCGCGGCAGAAAATCACCTCCCGGCTCAATGAAAGCGGTTGCCGAACAGGAGGGCGCGCCGCGCGTATGGGGGATTGCCGGTGGCATGAACCTGCTGACCGCGCTGGTGATCCAGGTCTTCTACTGTGTGATTGCCGGTTGGGTTCTGAGTTATTTCTGGAAGGCCGTTACCACCGGTTTTGTCGGCGCCGATGCAGCGATGGCTGAGCAGACCTTTAATGCTACGGTCACCGACGTGGGGACTATGCTGGCCTGGACTGCTGTTGCGCTGGGTTTGACGGCATTCATCATTTACCGCGGTGTTCAAAAAGGCATTGAGAAAGCGGTTACCGTCATGATGCCGACGCTGTTCCTGCTACTGGTTGTGCTGGTTATCTACAATATGTTCGCTGGCGGCTTTGGCGAAGCGGTTGATTACCTGTTCTCTGCTGATTTCAGCAAAATTACCAGTGATGTTTGGTTGGCGGCTATTGGTCAGGCGTTCTTTTCTGTGAGTGTGGGTATGGCTGGCATGATGACCTTTGGTGCTTACCTGCCCAAAGAGGTCTCTATTAGTCGTTCAGTTCTGGTGATTGTGGTTGCTGACACCCTGGTTGCATTGTTGGCCGGTCTGGCGATTTTCCCGGCGGTATTTGCTTTTGGCGGTGATCCTGAAGGTGGCCCTGGGCTGATTTTCCAAACCTTGCCAGTGGCGTTTGCCCAGATGCCGGGCGGTTATGTAGTGAGTATTCTGTTCTTCCTGCTGTTGTCAGTGGCGGCCATTACCTCCATGGTTGGCTTGTTGGAGCCGCTGATCTCCTGGGCTGAAGAGCATAAGGGAATCTCCCGCCAGAAAAGCGCCGTGGGTATTACCCTGATTACCGCTGCGATCAGTGTGTTGTCGGTAATGGCCTACAGTGGTCATATGACCTGGGAGCTGTTTGGGTTGACCTTTGGTGATCTCATGGAGGCTTTCTCCGGGAAGATTCTTCTGCCGCTTGGAGGGCTGTTTATTGCTATCTTTGGCGGCTGGGTGGTCAGTAAGAAATCCAGTAGGGATGAACTTGGTATCAGTAATAAGTTGGCCTACAGCATATGGCTATTCTTCGTGCGATTTATTGCGCCTTTGGCGGTACTGCTGATTATGTTCTTCGGTTTGACCGAGTAACGAAAGTTTTGTGAAGAAATGTGAATGCCACTTTGAGTTTGGCTGTCAATGAGGCAAGCTTTGTGGCATTCCAGATGTGTGAGGGTTCAGATATGAAAAAGTTGATGGTTGCAGTGTTTGTGTTGTTCGCAAGCATGTTGTCCCAAGTGGCATTGGCCGATAAAACCCATGAGTTCTCTTTCCCTGATCGGGATGGGAAGATCCACAAGCTGTCCGACCACAAGGGCAAGTATGTTCTGGTGGATTTTTGGGCCTCCTGGTGTGTGCCATGTAGAAAGGAAACACCACACCTCAAAAAATTTGAAGAAGATAATCACTACGAAAATCTTGTGGTTATGGGGGTGTCTATGGATGAAGATCAAGATGCCTGGATTGATGCCATGGATAAAGACAAGCCAAAAGGTATTCAGGTTGTTTGTGAAGAAAACTTTGATCATGAATTGGCTGTAGAGCTGGATATTTACGCGATTCCCCGCTTTGTACTGTTTGGGCCAAATGGCGAGTTGGTGGACGGTGAGTTGCCGGCACCGAGTAGTGATAATTTTAAAAGCACCATAGAGAAACACATCGGTACTAACGAACACTGATGATGGTATCGAAGATAAAAGGCTGCCTTTAGGCAGCCTTTTTGTTTTTCAGGGTCACAAATTCAAGCAACGGCCTGTTGCTGAAAATGGCGGCCTATCCAGGAAATCGCTTCTTCTGGCGACAGGAAAGGATGGCTCCATAAAGACTTGTTGTCTTTCAGTGAAAAGCCGGTGACGCAATAGACTTTGCGATTGAGCTTGGCAATTTCTCCGGTCACGATGTAGACATAAACGTCGTCGCCCTCATGGGGTACAACGATGGCTTTGCGTTGCCAGTTGTCCAGTGTAATGGACTGGGCAATATTGGTGTCGCGAATTCCCAGAATTGGATCGTGATTGGGGACAAAATATTCTGTGCTGTGGTTCATAACAGTTCTCGTAGCAGTTGTTCACAACGCTTGTTTTCACAAGCGGATGGCAAATAGGTAACAGGCAAAAGTAACGTGGTTGGTTCCAGCGTCACATTCGCATTCGGTGTTCCATTTGCTCGGTGAAAATGCTCATCGAAAACAGTATTTCCGCTCTTGGTAGCCGCTTAGTTGCAGCTTTAAAAGTTACAGGCATAAAAAAACCTCCGCATGGGAGGCTGACGCTTACTTTGAAAGTAAGTATTTCGCTTGAATGATTGCGCTCGCTTTCGGTCGATATAACGACCACTTCGAGCACCTCATCTCCCCACGCAACTTTAGGGGAAACCACCTTGCCCAAGCAGGCAGGTTGGTGATGGCGTCAGCCACTTCTCTTGATGAATGCGTGAATTCTAATGATGATCTTTTTCATTGTCCAGTGTCTAAAGGGGTGGTTGGGGATTTATTTCTGCAATCACTGCTAAGCTTCTAATAGAACATATTGATCTCAAGGGGGATCGTATATGGGTATCTACCAACAATTCCCGCGTTTAATCTGGATGTTGGCACTCGTTTGTTTTGCTGGCCTTACGGGGTGTGCCAGTGGACAGATCCATTCAAGTTCCGATTTTGAAAGCAGCGGTTTGGAGGCGAGCGAGCTGGTTGCTGGTGGTGTGGCGTTTATAACCCCGTCTACGGTGACCGGTCAGGAGGCAGACCGTCAGGCGCTGGCTCTGATTTTTACCGAGGTTATTCGAGAGGCAAGGCCTGAAGTGGAAATCACTTCTCTGTCGCAAACCTTGAGTGCAATTAATGAAGCAGGGCTTTCGGATCAATATAAACAGATGTACGTGGACTACAGCGATACCGGTATTTTCAAATTAAGCACTCTGCAGGAAATATCAAAAAGTACCGGACGTCGTTATTTGTTTCAGTTGAAGCTTTCCAGTTTCAAGCAGGATACAAAGGGACGATTCAGCGCTCTGGGGTTGCGATTGTTTCAAACTACCCTGGCGAATATTCGGCTGTTTCTACAAGTATGGGATGCTCAAACTGGCGCTATAGTCTGGGAAGGAAACGAAGAAGTAACTTTTGCAGAAGATACCGGTTATGAGCGCCCGGTGACTTTTGAGAGTATGGTGCGCAAGGCTGCGGGTAACCTGATTAAAAATCTGCCTTGAATCCGTGCAGGTTTGGTTGTCGGCGCTGGTATTTGTTGTTGTGCCACGCCATAAACCCGTCCCTAGGGGCTCGAGGTCAGCATCCATGCTGGCCTCGGGCTCATCAACAAATAACAGCGCCTCGAAGTAATTTAGACTCAAAGCAGCTCGTTGAGCTTCTTGTTGAGAATCTCGTTGACCTGTTGCGGGTTGGCTTGGCCTTTTGATGCTTTCATTATCTGGCCAACAAAATAACCCATCATTTTGGGGCGTTTCGCTTCATCCGCTTTTACGAAGTTCTCCACCTGTTGCGGAGAGTTGGCAATAACCTCATCAACCAGCGATTCAATGGCACCACTGTCTGAAACCTGTTTCAGGCCGTGGTTCTCGATAATGGCATCTACGTCGGATTCGCCTTGCCACAAGTGATCAAACACCTGGCGAGCCATCTTGTTGGACAGGGTACCATCACTGATACGAGTGACCAGTGCGGCGAGCTGCTCGGCATTTATAGGTGAATCCGACAGTTCTTTTTCTTCCGCATTCAAGCGAGCTGCCATTTCACCCATCATCCAGTTGGCTACCAGCTTGGCGTCTGAATCGCCGGCCGCCTTTTCAAAGTAGCTGGCAGTTGCTGACTCGGCCGAGAGCAGGCTGGCGTCGTAGTGGGAAAGCCCGTATTGCTGCTCGAAGCGAGTGCAGCGTGCATCCGGTAGTTCCGGCAAGCTGTTGCGCAATGCTTCGATGTAGTCATCTTCTATCACTACAGGTAACAGGTCCGGGCAGGGGAAGTAACGGTAGTCGTTAGCTTCCTCTTTGGTGCGCATTGAGCGAGCAGTTTTGGTGGCGCCATCGTAGAGGCGTGTTTCCTGGACTACCTTGCCACCTTCTTCAATGACGTCAATCTGGCGTTGTACTTCCTGGCGAATACACTCTTCCATAAATTTGAAAGAGTTGAGGTTTTTGGTTTCAGTCCGAGTGCCCAGCGGCTCGCCTTTGCGGCGAACTGAAACGTTTACGTCAAAACGCATGGAGCCCTGAGACATATTGCCGTCACAGATTCCCAAAGAGGTAACGATTGAGTGGAGCTTTTTGGCAAAAGCCACTGCCTCTGCAGCGTTGGACATATCCGGCTCGGTCACTACCTCAATCAAAGGCGTGCCGGCACGGTTCAGATCGATGCCGGACATATCATGGAAATTTTCGTGCAGGGATTTACCGGCGTCTTCTTCCAGGTGAGCGTGGTGAATGCGTACGGTTTTGGTGCTGCCGTCCGGTAGATCTATTTCAACATGGCCCGCCCCGACAATTGGCTTTTCCAGCTGGGTGGTCTGGTAGCCTTTAGGCAGATCCGGGTAGAAATAATTTTTTCGCTCAAATACCGAAGTCTTGCCAATCTCGGCGTCGATCGCGAGACCAAACATCACTGCGTAACGGAACGCCGCTTCGTTGGGAACGGGCAGGGTGCCTGGCATTGCCAGATCAACGGCACTGGCCTGGGTGTTTGGCTCGGCACCAAATGCGGTGCTGCTGCCAGAAAAGATTTTGGATTGGGTGGCCAGCTGCACATGCACTTCCAAGCCGATTACTGTTTCCCAAGTCATTATTCGATACCTCCGGCAGTCTGCTTGTGCCAATCGGTCGCCTGCTGGAAGCGATGGGCGATATTGAGCATTTTCGCCTCGTCAAAATAGTTACCGGTAATCTGCAGTCCGACAGGCATGCCATCGCTGAATCCGGCAGGGATTGACATACCAGGCAGCCCCGCCAGGTTGGTGGCAATGGTGTAGATGTCTTCCAGGTACATGGCGACGGGGTCGCTGCTTTTTTCACCCAGCTTGAAGGCGGTGGACGGGCATGTGGGGCCCATAATTACATCCACTTCCTTAAAGGCATCGATAAAGTCCTGGCGAATCAAGCGGCGCACTTGCTGGGCTTTTTTGTAATAGGCGTCGTAATAGCCGGCGGAAAGTGCATAGGCGCCTACCATAATGCGCTGTTTAACTTCGGTGCCAAAGCCTTCTGCGCGGCTGCGGGTAAACAGGTCCATCAGGTCTTTTGGATCTTCACAGCGATAGCCGTAGCGGACACCGTCAAAGCGGGACAGGTTGGCTGATGCCTCGGCGGGGGCGATCACATAGTACGCCGGTACCGAGAGGTTGGTGTGAGGCAGGCTGATCTCTACCAGGGTTGCACCCAATTTTTCATATTCCGCCAGGGCGTTGCGTATTGCCTGTTCGGTGCCGCTGCTCAAGCCCTCCCCAAAGTATTCTTTGGGAACGCCAATTTTCAGGCCGCTTAAATCGTTGCCCAGGGTGGCACTGTAGTCTGGTACTTCGCGATTAATGGAAGTGGAGTCTTTGGGGTCAAAGCTCGCCAGGGTGTTGAGCATAATGGCTGCATCTTCGGCGCTGCGGGTCATCACCCCGGCCTGATCGAGGCTGGAGGCAAAAGCGATCATGCCGTAGCGGGAAACTCGACCGTATGTGGGCTTAATACCGGTTATGCCGCAGAGTGCTGCGGGTTGGCGAATGGAGCCGCCGGTGTCAGATGCGGTGGTGGCGACAGCCAGGTGCGCAGCAATGGCCGCGGCGGAACCGCCGGAAGAGCCGCCTGGTACTCGCTCGGTGTCCCAGGGATTTTTCACCGGACCGTAAAAGCTCGATTCGTTGGAGGAGCCCATCGCAAACTCATCCATATTGGTTTTACCAAGCATCACTGCACCTGCAGCGTTGTAGTTGGCAACGATGGTGGCGTCGTAGGGCGGTACAAAATTATCCAGCATTTTAGAGGCGCTGGAAGTGCGCACGCCGTTGGTGCAAAACAGGTCTTTGTGGGCAATGGGGATGCCGCACAGCAGTGGAGCATCGCCCTGTTTTATGCGCTGGTCGGCAGCAGCAGCTTGCACCAGTGCCTGTTCAGCAGTCACGGTGATAAAGCTGTTGTAAGTGCCATCCAGTTTTGCGATGCGATCCAAATAGTGCTGGGTAAGCTCGACACTGGAGTACTCGCCGGCGTGCAGGCCTTTGGCGAGTTCGGTCAGGGATTTGTTGTGCATGTCGTTACTCGCCATCAGTCGATCACCTTGGGAACCAGGTAGAGGCCGTTCTCTGCAGCCGGCGCAATGCTCTGAAACGCTTCGCGCTGATTGGTTTCTGTTACCTCATCGGCTCTCAGTCTCTGGGCCGCCTCTGTCGGGTGGGCCAGCGGCTCGATATTGCTGGTATCGATATTCTGCAATTGATCCACCAGATTGAGCACCTTGTTAATGCGGTCAGTGGTGTCATTAATCTCGTTTTCGGAGATGGCAAGGCGCGCCAGATGGGCGACTTTTTCGATGTCGTTGCGTTGGATACTCATGATGATTTCCGCGATGAATTCGAAGTGGATCGATTGGTAAAAAGCACAGGCCGGAAACTTTAACATAAGGATATGGATTGGGCAGTACCGAAAAAGGCATAGATTACTCAAAAATGTGAGCTTTGGCCGGGCTTTGCCTAAATCTTCGGTTGCCCTGTTCCACGCTGGTTGCTACAGTCGCGTGTTGAATTTATCCGTTGTGTGCTGTAGCCCTGAAGCCAGCATCCGGACTGTAATTGAGAGCGCGGCAGGTACATGTAAACTCTGTCGGCTGACAAGGAAAAAGAATGTTCAAACGACTCCGTGGAATTTTTTCCAACGACTTATCTATTGACCTCGGTACCGCAAATACACTGATCCATGTCCGTGATAAAGGCATTTTGCTGAATGAGCCTTCGGTAGTAGCCATTCGCCATCACCATGGCCAGAAAATTGTTGAAGCAGTTGGCGTTGAAGCCAAGCGCATGCTGGGACGTACCCCGGGTAACATCACCGCTATTCGCCCAATGAAAGACGGTGTGATCGCCGACTTTCAGGTAACCGAGAAAATGCTTCAGCACTTTATCAAGAAAGTGCATGAAAGCCGCCTGATTCCGCCAAGCCCGCGAGTTCTGATCTGTGTGCCCTGTCTGGCTACCGAAGTGGAAAAACGC is a window from the Porticoccaceae bacterium LTM1 genome containing:
- a CDS encoding sodium-dependent transporter; this encodes MAAVGQHENWSSRFGFLMASVGFAVGLGNIWRFPYLTGENGGAAFVVVYLICAFAIGVPILMSEVMIGRRGRKSPPGSMKAVAEQEGAPRVWGIAGGMNLLTALVIQVFYCVIAGWVLSYFWKAVTTGFVGADAAMAEQTFNATVTDVGTMLAWTAVALGLTAFIIYRGVQKGIEKAVTVMMPTLFLLLVVLVIYNMFAGGFGEAVDYLFSADFSKITSDVWLAAIGQAFFSVSVGMAGMMTFGAYLPKEVSISRSVLVIVVADTLVALLAGLAIFPAVFAFGGDPEGGPGLIFQTLPVAFAQMPGGYVVSILFFLLLSVAAITSMVGLLEPLISWAEEHKGISRQKSAVGITLITAAISVLSVMAYSGHMTWELFGLTFGDLMEAFSGKILLPLGGLFIAIFGGWVVSKKSSRDELGISNKLAYSIWLFFVRFIAPLAVLLIMFFGLTE
- a CDS encoding TlpA disulfide reductase family protein, whose amino-acid sequence is MKKLMVAVFVLFASMLSQVALADKTHEFSFPDRDGKIHKLSDHKGKYVLVDFWASWCVPCRKETPHLKKFEEDNHYENLVVMGVSMDEDQDAWIDAMDKDKPKGIQVVCEENFDHELAVELDIYAIPRFVLFGPNGELVDGELPAPSSDNFKSTIEKHIGTNEH
- the gatB gene encoding Asp-tRNA(Asn)/Glu-tRNA(Gln) amidotransferase subunit GatB, which translates into the protein MTWETVIGLEVHVQLATQSKIFSGSSTAFGAEPNTQASAVDLAMPGTLPVPNEAAFRYAVMFGLAIDAEIGKTSVFERKNYFYPDLPKGYQTTQLEKPIVGAGHVEIDLPDGSTKTVRIHHAHLEEDAGKSLHENFHDMSGIDLNRAGTPLIEVVTEPDMSNAAEAVAFAKKLHSIVTSLGICDGNMSQGSMRFDVNVSVRRKGEPLGTRTETKNLNSFKFMEECIRQEVQRQIDVIEEGGKVVQETRLYDGATKTARSMRTKEEANDYRYFPCPDLLPVVIEDDYIEALRNSLPELPDARCTRFEQQYGLSHYDASLLSAESATASYFEKAAGDSDAKLVANWMMGEMAARLNAEEKELSDSPINAEQLAALVTRISDGTLSNKMARQVFDHLWQGESDVDAIIENHGLKQVSDSGAIESLVDEVIANSPQQVENFVKADEAKRPKMMGYFVGQIMKASKGQANPQQVNEILNKKLNELL
- the gatA gene encoding Asp-tRNA(Asn)/Glu-tRNA(Gln) amidotransferase subunit GatA; translation: MHNKSLTELAKGLHAGEYSSVELTQHYLDRIAKLDGTYNSFITVTAEQALVQAAAADQRIKQGDAPLLCGIPIAHKDLFCTNGVRTSSASKMLDNFVPPYDATIVANYNAAGAVMLGKTNMDEFAMGSSNESSFYGPVKNPWDTERVPGGSSGGSAAAIAAHLAVATTASDTGGSIRQPAALCGITGIKPTYGRVSRYGMIAFASSLDQAGVMTRSAEDAAIMLNTLASFDPKDSTSINREVPDYSATLGNDLSGLKIGVPKEYFGEGLSSGTEQAIRNALAEYEKLGATLVEISLPHTNLSVPAYYVIAPAEASANLSRFDGVRYGYRCEDPKDLMDLFTRSRAEGFGTEVKQRIMVGAYALSAGYYDAYYKKAQQVRRLIRQDFIDAFKEVDVIMGPTCPSTAFKLGEKSSDPVAMYLEDIYTIATNLAGLPGMSIPAGFSDGMPVGLQITGNYFDEAKMLNIAHRFQQATDWHKQTAGGIE
- the gatC gene encoding Asp-tRNA(Asn)/Glu-tRNA(Gln) amidotransferase subunit GatC, which translates into the protein MSIQRNDIEKVAHLARLAISENEINDTTDRINKVLNLVDQLQNIDTSNIEPLAHPTEAAQRLRADEVTETNQREAFQSIAPAAENGLYLVPKVID